A window of Cryptomeria japonica chromosome 3, Sugi_1.0, whole genome shotgun sequence contains these coding sequences:
- the LOC131036823 gene encoding uncharacterized protein LOC131036823: MFACLADEMRKVEENTEEYPSLEIVDIKNMKIKLKTELKPNIARLVEEDNPDELEELLLSERNLETIPSSKKGKKNKKNVSKETDEFSKLARRIFHYACALDSIKCCKILLDSEKFTPVSIDAVDEVEQRSGLHIASFCHNHKSVDLLLKKGANSILLNRHSMMPLEEALLSPNLDVDWDLSTDASEIVKQIGEKDLKVLKTLVIKCSSKEAFVALAFKFAKNLTLVPLVALLHVRRSIINTVMKSSEFDTESGGTILDYMLEKVLLSPSPNSPDEGFQNLAKCQTTNLEEEHVSEVLNSKRTLGDWDDDNPEIKFRKDATEWEEINSKYCSNSSEGDASRKTGNIVTESTKASGKCKDNHDLQKQNYRVARKILECILQFVQSWSAHAKNCLPPLIRAVQVNDLELINILLASSAPVNATDNDGNTALHWALKQATSFNRCSVNCRVVERLLEAGSSVTSGNNTGATPVHTAAGHGHLDALFLIIMKHEGCINVLTGTKETPLHYAVKNNHLPCAALLLRYGANRDVLSLRSHKPIQLVRSAEMHDLISLNGHLLEEACDQIVASQNCIPAELKYSHFQKTQGTNSLFPDGLSPVKHPDSISQSATSAVSNSYLSVARAMPQNPAEVPEKFQAQPSTQLSAFDSQETDIASNSTSWQTVQKKPRKHTISADAVVNTKEQPPAKTVTLPPFKSVFCRFHGTNKKCEWGFNCHFAHSEEELLKGQQMTLLSQKVEAVHGIQVISSASDSLKNYKIKLCMHYERNGNCPNGLKCKFAHGQKELRPISALPSVLSGARIATRPSTASSFGSFSSEELDDLNSRKVFVGGLPPYVNDKELLEFMDGEFGKVVDSTVICGNDEDGVIRSRGFGFVLFENQKDADEAVRRHYIPFQGKKVELKKAMTRMELASGDELGKQCLSSLGISSAGNTRSPAIASTSSDTIMLDEKLHSGTDAASYNQHLPVPQSSLSMESPQGLIQDDLPCQQSFASDSARFLSENTKIIQKSGQIEKIQNSESVRPVHNNSTVEGSASYEKVYPLHHGVEQLQKLDNTSRHSSFHSYNLCSSQSLNTLPSSPSSLNTMPSSPLPGLSSIYDAPVTNGNINPLNGQPFTYFSSGTSNSYFSTTPGTNHSTQINGRSDEDLSLLLELLQVRPMPESTQAESLCKTQVSNRGVSQSVMPVSFQDSWKSDTLANYQNLDPQSVYSGSWYDSIKNGRDVGCQLSGGMRYSSIQNCIDSEYQFSGGLGYPSIQTGTSNESQLSNALRYPYLSQSSTAHSNVSNSFCYDSSFPESFEYNQNYQIPVASQGHGIISSGRYVASELAKNISNPSNGHFQEFDRSIVPSTYDWSSLQDSRFLN; the protein is encoded by the coding sequence ATGTTTGCATGCCTTGCAGATGAAATGAGGAAAGTGGAGGAAAATACAGAGGAATACCCAAGTCTCGAAATTGTAGACataaaaaatatgaagataaaATTAAAGACAGAATTGAAACCAAATATTGCTCGGCTAGTGGAAGAAGATAATCCAGATGAGTTAGAGGAGCTTCTACTGAGTGAAAGGAATTTAGAAACAATACCTTCAAGCAAAAAagggaaaaagaacaaaaaaaatgttTCAAAAGAGACTGACGAGTTCTCCAAATTAGCCAGAAGAATATTTCATTATGCTTGTGCACTTGATTctattaaatgttgtaaaattttGTTAGATTCAGAAAAGTTCACCCCTGTAAGTATTGATGCTGTAGATGAAGTTGAGCAGCGCTCAGGTTTGCATATTGCAAGTTTTTGCCATAACCATAAATCTGTAGATCTTCTTTTGAAAAAGGGAGCTAATTCTATTCTTTTAAATAGGCATTCGATGATGCCTCTTGAAGAAGCTTTATTGAGTCCTAACCTAGATGTGGACTGGGACCTGTCTACAGATGCATCTGAAATTGTTAAACAAATTGGGGAGAAGGATTTAAAAGTATTGAAAACTCTTGTAATAAAGTGTAGTAGCAAAGAGGCCTTTGTTGCTTTGGCATTCAAATTTGCTAAAAATCTAACTTTAGTTCCATTAGTTGCTCTATTACATGTCAGAAGGTCAATCATAAACACTGTGATGAAAAGTTCAGAATTTGACACAGAATCTGGAGGGACAATACTTGATTACATGTTAGAAAAGGTACTACTCTCCCCATCTCCTAATAGCCCAGATGAAGGATTCCAAAATCTTGCAAAATGTCAGACAACCAATTTGGAGGAAGAGCATGTGTCAGAAGTGCTGAACTCAAAAAGAACTTTAGGGGATTGGGATGACGATAATCCAGAAATAAAGTTCAGGAAAGATGCTACTGAATGGGAGGAAATTAATTCAAAATATTGTTCAAATTCAAGTGAAGGAGATGCTAGTCGAAAAACTGGCAATATAGTGACAGAGTCTACTAAGGCATCTGGTAAATGCAAAGACAATCATGATTTACAGAAGCAGAACTATAGAGTTGCAAGAAAAATATTAGAATGCATTCTTCAGTTTGTCCAAAGCTGGAGTGCACATGCAAAAAACTGTCTGCCACCATTGATTCGAGCTGTGCAGGTAAATGATCTTGAACTTATCAATATTTTGCTGGCTTCTTCTGCCCCAGTCAATGCTACAGATAATGATGGAAACACGGCTCTTCATTGGGCCTTGAAACAAGCTACTTCTTTCAATAGGTGCAGTGTAAACTGTAGAGTTGTGGAAAGGCTTCTAGAAGCTGGTTCATCTGTTACATCTGGAAACAATACTGGGGCAACTCCTGTACATACAGCTGCAGGTCATGGCCACCTGGATGCCCTTTTTTTAATTATAATGAAGCATGAGGGATGTATAAATGTACTGACAGGAACAAAAGAGACCCCTCTACATTATGCTGTGAAAAATAATCATCTTCCATGTGCAGCTCTCTTACTTAGATATGGGGCGAACCGAGATGTATTAAGTTTGAGGAGTCATAAACCTATTCAACTTGTGCGGTCTGCTGAGATGCATGATTTGATAAGTCTGAATGGCCACCTTCTTGAAGAAGCATGTGATCAGATTGTTGCTTCCCAAAATTGCATTCCCGCAGAGTTAAAGTATTCACATTTCCAGAAAACACAGGGAACAAATTCTCTGTTTCCAGATGGCCTATCTCCTGTCAAGCATCCAGATTCCATTTCTCAATCAGCCACTTCTGCTGTATCTAATTCATATCTGTCTGTGGCAAGAGCGATGCCACAAAATCCTGCTGAAGTTCCAGAAAAATTCCAGGCACAGCCTTCAACCCAGCTTTCTGCATTTGACTCACAGGAGACTGACATTGCCTCAAATTCAACTTCTTGGCAAACAGTTCAGAAAAAGCCACGCAAGCATACAATCAGTGCAGATGCAGTTGTAAATACCAAAGAGCAGCCTCCTGCTAAAACAGTTACCTTGCCTCCCTTCAAGTCAGTTTTTTGTCGCTTTCATGGGACCAACAAGAAGTGCGAGTGGGGATTCAATTGCCATTTTGCTCACTCAGAAGAGGAACTTCTCAAGGGTCAGCAAATGACACTTCTTAGTCAGAAGGTGGAAGCAGTTCATGGAATTCAAGTAATTTCCAGTGCATCTGATTCTTTAAAGAATTATAAAATCAAGCTGTGTATGCATTATGAGAGAAATGGAAATTGCCCAAATGGGTTGAAATGCAAATTCGCTCATGGACAGAAAGAGCTTAGGCCTATATCAGCTTTGCCAAGTGTTTTATCAGGTGCAAGAATTGCAACTCGCCCTTCAACTGCATCATCATTCGGATCTTTTTCAAGTGAGGAATTAGATGACTTGAATTCTCGAAAAGTCTTTGTTGGTGGTTTACCACCTTATGTTAATGATAAGGAGCTCCTTGAATTCATGGATGGAGAATTTGGAAAAGTTGTGGATTCTACTGTTATTTGTGGCAATGATGAAGATGGGGTCATCAGATCTAGAGGATTTGGGtttgttttgtttgaaaatcagAAAGATGCAGATGAAGCGGTAAGGAGGCATTACATTCCATTCCAAGGTAAAAAAGTAGAGCTTAAGAAAGCAATGACTCGAATGGAATTGGCATCTGGAGATGAATTAGGAAAGCAATGTTTATCCTCTTTGGGAATTTCATCAGCAGGCAATACTCGGTCCCCTGCTATAGCTTCAACTTCTTCTGATACTATCATGCTTGATGAGAAATTGCATTCAGGCACAGATGCAGCAAGCTATAACCAACATTTGCCGGTGCCACAATCATCTTTATCCATGGAGTCACCCCAAGGATTGATTCAGGATGATCTTCCGTGCCAGCAGTCTTTTGCTTCTGATTCTGCCAGGTTCCTTTCTGAAAACACCAAGATAATTCAGAAGAGTGGACAAATTGAAAAGATCCAAAACAGTGAATCTGTTCGTCCTGTTCACAACAATTCTACTGTGGAAGGTTCTGCATCGTATGAAAAAGTTTATCCTTTACACCATGGTGTTGAGCAATTACAAAAGCTAGATAATACCTCCcgtcattcttcatttcattcctACAACCTGTGTTCTTCACAATCTCTCAATACATTGCCTTCCTCGCCTTCATCTCTGAATACAATGCCTTCCTCACCCCTGCCAGGCCTGTCAAGTATTTATGATGCCCCAGTTACAAATGGTAACATAAATCCATTGAATGGCCAACCCTTCACTTATTTTAGCAGTGGTACATCTAATTCTTATTTCAGCACCACGCCTGGAACTAATCATTCAACACAAATCAATGGTCGCAGTGATGAGGATCTCTCACTATTACTTGAATTGTTACAAGTCCGTCCCATGCCAGAGTCAACACAGGCTGAATCCTTGTGTAAAACACAAGTTTCTAACCGTGGCGTAAGCCAATCTGTAATGCCAGTATCTTTTCAGGATAGTTGGAAAAGCGACACTTTAGCTAATTACCAAAATTTGGATCCCCAGTCTGTATATAGCGGAAGTTGGTATGATTCAATAAAAAATGGCAGAGACGTTGGGTGTCAATTGTCAGGTGGCATGAGGTATTCTTCAATACAAAATTGTATAGACAGTGAATATCAATTTTCAGGTGGCTTGGGGTATCCTTCCATCCAAACTGGCACAAGCAATGAGTCTCAATTATCAAATGCATTAAGATATCCTTATTTGTCACAAAGTTCAACAGCACACAGTAATGTATCAAATAGCTTCTGTTATGATAGTTCATTTCCAGAAAGTTTTGAATACAATCAAAATTACCAAATTCCAGTTGCATCACAAGGACATGGAATAATATCTTCGGGTAGATATGTTGCTTCAGAGTTAGCCAAAAATATCTCTAATCCTTCTAATGGCCACTTTCAAGAATTTGATAGGTCCATTGTACCTTCCACTTATGATTGGAGCAGTTTACAGGATTCAAGGTTTTTGAACTAA